From Eleftheria terrae, the proteins below share one genomic window:
- a CDS encoding SCO family protein, whose protein sequence is MSGSNSSARDAAVPGDRGAAEPLSFTVHSLPALDVEGGRRTRLGRLKMLLVLLVCASPVIASYFTYYVIRPQGRTNYGELIDPQRPLPALTLHDLEGQAVDAAGLKQQWLLVAAAPAACDAGCERRLYLQRQLRETLGRDRDRLDKVWFVVDQAPVRPEVLKAVQVASAHVLRVPRDELARWLVPAPGHALEDHLYVVDPLGNWMMRFPADADPEKIKRDLGKLLRASQHWDRAGRGS, encoded by the coding sequence ATGTCTGGTTCCAACTCCTCCGCCCGCGACGCCGCCGTGCCGGGTGATCGCGGCGCGGCCGAGCCGCTGAGCTTCACGGTGCACAGCCTGCCGGCGCTCGATGTCGAGGGCGGCCGGCGCACCCGCCTGGGCCGCCTGAAGATGCTGCTGGTGCTGCTGGTCTGCGCATCGCCGGTGATCGCCTCCTACTTCACCTATTACGTGATCCGGCCGCAGGGCCGGACCAACTACGGCGAGCTGATCGATCCCCAGCGGCCCCTGCCGGCCCTGACGCTGCACGACCTCGAAGGCCAGGCGGTCGACGCCGCCGGACTGAAGCAGCAGTGGCTGCTGGTGGCAGCAGCGCCGGCTGCCTGCGACGCCGGCTGCGAGCGGCGCCTCTACCTGCAGCGCCAGCTGCGCGAGACGCTGGGCCGCGACCGCGACCGGCTCGACAAGGTGTGGTTCGTGGTCGACCAGGCGCCGGTGCGGCCGGAAGTGCTGAAGGCCGTGCAGGTCGCCAGCGCCCACGTGCTGCGGGTGCCGCGCGACGAACTGGCCCGCTGGCTGGTACCGGCGCCCGGCCATGCGCTGGAAGACCACCTTTATGTCGTCGATCCGCTCGGCAACTGGATGATGCGCTTTCCGGCCGACGCCGATCCCGAGAAGATCAAGCGCGACCTCGGCAAGCTGCTGCGCGCTTCCCAGCACTGGGACCGGGCCGGCCGGGGGAGTTGA